In a single window of the Streptomyces sp. HUAS ZL42 genome:
- a CDS encoding glycoside hydrolase family 19 protein, which translates to MSRKRRLVALLASAATAIAVAVLAPAAPASAASCAAAWNASTAYWGGTTVSYSGHNWTAKWWTQNEAPSSFSQVWADQGSCDGSGGGTPSPSGFVVSEAQFNQMFPSRNSFYTYGGLTAALSAYPAFANTGGDTVKKQEAAAFLANVSHETGGLVYIVEQNTANYPHYCDWSQSYGCPAGQSAYYGRGPIQLSWNFNYKAAGDALGIDLLHDPYRVERDSAVAWKTGLWYWNTQTGPGTMTGHNAMVNGAGFGQTIRSINGSLECDGKNPAQVQSRVNAYQQFAQILGVNPGGNLYC; encoded by the coding sequence ATGTCGAGAAAGAGACGCCTCGTCGCCCTGCTCGCCTCGGCCGCCACCGCCATCGCGGTGGCCGTACTCGCCCCCGCCGCCCCGGCGTCGGCCGCGAGCTGCGCCGCGGCGTGGAACGCGAGCACGGCATACTGGGGCGGCACGACCGTCTCGTACAGTGGGCACAACTGGACCGCCAAGTGGTGGACCCAGAACGAGGCCCCGAGCAGTTTCTCGCAGGTCTGGGCCGACCAGGGCTCCTGTGACGGCTCGGGCGGCGGGACCCCGTCGCCGAGCGGCTTCGTCGTCAGCGAGGCGCAGTTCAACCAGATGTTCCCGAGCCGGAATTCCTTCTACACCTACGGCGGTCTGACGGCGGCCCTGAGCGCGTACCCGGCATTCGCGAACACCGGTGGCGACACCGTGAAGAAGCAGGAGGCCGCGGCCTTCCTGGCGAACGTGTCGCACGAGACCGGCGGCCTCGTCTACATCGTCGAGCAGAACACGGCCAATTACCCGCACTACTGCGACTGGAGCCAGTCCTACGGCTGCCCGGCCGGCCAGTCGGCGTACTACGGCCGCGGTCCGATCCAGCTCAGCTGGAACTTCAACTACAAGGCTGCCGGCGACGCGCTCGGCATCGACCTGCTCCACGACCCCTACCGCGTGGAGCGGGACTCGGCCGTCGCCTGGAAGACCGGTCTGTGGTACTGGAACACACAAACCGGTCCCGGCACCATGACCGGACACAACGCGATGGTCAACGGCGCAGGTTTCGGCCAGACCATCCGCAGCATCAACGGCAGCCTGGAGTGCGACGGCAAGAACCCCGCGCAGGTGCAGAGCAGGGTGAACGCCTATCAGCAGTTCGCGCAGATCCTCGGGGTCAACCCCGGCGGCAACCTGTACTGCTGA
- a CDS encoding calcium-binding protein: MRTRGICTTVVAIGALTCAPLTAASAAPDAAPGGSLAATTVVQEVGDTLSVTAAQGVANDITIRRQGNVVVVTDAGDTVSAVAPCQSTGTHTAECPLPVTSIRVNANDADDSVSISPNLEAAGTVIGGAGDDRLNGGPRADRLVGDDPAATGLRATPGNDTINGGPGNDTISGLAGNDTINGNAGNDTLNGDDGNDTLEGDQGNDTLTGGRGNDTHIGGEGNDTLNAVDNVIANDSLDGGLGFDTCNRDTGDTAVNCP; encoded by the coding sequence ATGAGAACACGAGGCATCTGCACCACGGTGGTGGCGATCGGCGCACTCACCTGCGCCCCGCTGACCGCCGCTTCCGCCGCACCCGATGCGGCCCCCGGCGGAAGCCTGGCCGCCACCACGGTCGTGCAGGAGGTGGGCGACACCCTTAGCGTCACGGCTGCCCAGGGCGTGGCGAACGACATCACCATCCGGCGTCAGGGCAACGTTGTCGTGGTGACGGACGCGGGGGACACCGTGTCCGCCGTCGCCCCGTGTCAGTCGACGGGGACGCACACGGCGGAGTGTCCGCTGCCCGTCACCTCGATACGGGTCAACGCCAACGACGCCGATGACAGCGTCAGCATCTCCCCCAACCTGGAGGCCGCCGGAACGGTGATCGGCGGTGCAGGTGACGACCGCCTCAACGGCGGCCCCAGGGCGGACCGGCTCGTCGGCGACGACCCCGCTGCCACTGGCCTGAGGGCGACGCCCGGCAACGACACCATCAACGGCGGCCCCGGCAACGACACCATCTCCGGGCTGGCCGGCAACGACACCATCAACGGCAATGCCGGCAACGACACTCTCAACGGCGACGACGGCAACGACACTCTTGAGGGCGACCAGGGCAACGACACCCTCACGGGAGGCCGCGGCAACGACACGCACATCGGCGGCGAGGGCAACGACACCCTCAACGCCGTGGACAACGTGATCGCCAACGACAGCCTCGACGGCGGCCTCGGCTTCGACACCTGCAACCGCGACACCGGCGACACGGCCGTCAACTGCCCCTGA
- a CDS encoding AraC family transcriptional regulator: MRAFLALPTTTCGTRSQPRARTGRRGVRPVMPHAVSRFTTPPRAAARRGRAGLKAGSGRRPACLLERTLVYVLRAWLDEETSRSPSDGWCAALTDPAIAAALNHIHRHTAHPWTVQELAHRVGMSRTVFARRFTHLVGQARWRM, encoded by the coding sequence GTGCGCGCGTTCCTCGCCCTTCCTACGACCACGTGCGGGACGCGCTCGCAGCCACGGGCCCGTACCGGGCGGCGGGGCGTCCGGCCGGTGATGCCCCATGCCGTCAGCCGCTTCACGACGCCTCCGCGCGCAGCTGCTCGGCGCGGACGTGCGGGACTCAAGGCCGGTAGCGGACGCCGCCCTGCCTGCCTGCTGGAGCGCACGCTGGTCTACGTCCTGCGTGCGTGGCTGGATGAGGAGACCTCGCGCAGCCCCTCCGACGGCTGGTGCGCCGCGTTGACCGATCCGGCGATCGCCGCTGCGCTCAACCACATTCACCGCCATACGGCGCATCCGTGGACGGTGCAGGAACTCGCCCATCGCGTCGGCATGTCAAGGACGGTCTTCGCGAGGCGGTTCACGCACTTGGTGGGACAGGCGCGATGGCGTATGTGA
- a CDS encoding TauD/TfdA family dioxygenase, protein MGVATAPSGPVPESDRTGPGPPHWLRVARETADDLATDAVAREQAAKAPFDEVSRLREAGLLTLPIPAELGGGGADWPTAYAVVREIAAADGAIGQLLSCHHFLSWSVRFFTEPAHTAQIERQSAAHQWCWGGGFARQPLTLTRTAGGYALDGRQSYAAEVLVADRLAVRAVRADTGEPLAVVVDPARHGVGIDGDADTFGQRPAAGGSVEFDGAPVAADDVLGSRSLRGIVVPPYGGNTLIANSAAAYRDLPEPLRELADRLWAVHTNDYDYAAPKSEKAAEHRRRFVSRKYRTAHPVVRVHPETGERGLFVGGFAQSILGLGPSDSRDLLRIFQSYVTRPENIVRVAWTPGDLVLFDNRITQHYAPDDYGDLPRLLHRVTVAGDVPAGVDGRLSHVIEGDDAAHYTPAAA, encoded by the coding sequence ATGGGCGTTGCCACTGCGCCGTCCGGCCCCGTCCCGGAATCCGACCGGACCGGGCCCGGCCCTCCGCACTGGCTGCGCGTGGCCCGCGAGACGGCGGACGACCTGGCCACGGACGCGGTGGCCAGGGAGCAGGCGGCCAAGGCCCCGTTCGACGAGGTGTCCCGGCTGCGCGAGGCGGGACTGCTGACGCTCCCCATACCGGCCGAGCTCGGGGGAGGCGGCGCGGACTGGCCCACGGCCTACGCCGTCGTCCGGGAGATCGCCGCAGCCGACGGCGCGATCGGTCAACTGCTCAGCTGTCACCACTTCCTGTCGTGGAGCGTCCGGTTCTTCACCGAGCCCGCCCACACCGCTCAGATCGAGCGGCAGTCCGCGGCGCACCAGTGGTGCTGGGGCGGTGGTTTCGCCCGCCAGCCTCTGACGCTGACCAGGACAGCCGGCGGCTATGCGCTCGACGGCCGGCAGAGTTACGCCGCCGAGGTCCTGGTCGCCGACCGGCTCGCCGTGCGTGCCGTACGGGCCGACACCGGCGAACCACTCGCCGTCGTCGTCGATCCCGCCCGTCACGGCGTGGGGATCGACGGCGACGCCGACACGTTCGGCCAGCGGCCCGCGGCCGGCGGGAGCGTGGAGTTCGATGGTGCACCGGTGGCCGCAGACGACGTACTCGGCTCCCGATCCCTGCGCGGCATCGTGGTCCCGCCCTACGGCGGCAACACCCTCATCGCCAACTCGGCCGCCGCGTACCGGGATCTGCCCGAGCCGCTGCGCGAGCTGGCGGACAGGCTGTGGGCCGTGCACACCAACGACTACGACTACGCCGCCCCGAAGAGCGAGAAGGCGGCCGAGCACCGCAGGCGGTTCGTCTCCCGCAAGTACCGCACCGCCCACCCGGTCGTCCGCGTCCACCCCGAGACCGGGGAGCGCGGGTTGTTCGTCGGCGGCTTCGCCCAGAGCATCCTGGGCCTCGGCCCGTCCGACTCCCGCGACCTGCTGCGCATCTTCCAGTCGTACGTCACCCGTCCCGAGAACATCGTGCGCGTGGCCTGGACGCCCGGCGACCTCGTCCTGTTCGACAACCGCATCACCCAGCACTACGCCCCCGACGACTACGGCGACCTGCCGCGCCTGCTGCACCGGGTGACCGTCGCGGGCGACGTCCCGGCCGGTGTCGACGGCCGCCTCAGCCACGTCATCGAGGGAGACGACGCCGCCCACTACACCCCGGCCGCGGCCTGA
- a CDS encoding carboxyl transferase domain-containing protein, whose translation MGLAKLLVANRGEIAVRVIRAARELDLVTVALHTRDEADALHARMADEVVVLDGEGPAAFLDAAALVGAAVRTGCDAVHPGYGLLAENADFAQRCTDAALIWIGPRPEVLRTLGDKTAARELAARLGVPVLPATSGDTGIEEARAFMAGLGEGAAVMVKAVAGGGGRGMRAVYEAGQLEEAVRRCRSEASHAFGDGAVYVEQLLRRARHVEVQVLGDGTGAVVGYGDRDCSLQRHRQKIVEIAPAPGLDQAVRAGLHDAALRMAREVAYAGLGTFEFLVDSGDFLADTGRGSPGFYFLEANPRIQVEHTVTEEVTGVDLVRAQLRVASGDSLDRIGAGQAPIPRGCAVQVRVNAEAVHPDGTVLPGAGTLDVFWPPAGPGVRVDTAAFPGGRVSPRFDSLLAKLVAHDGSGSLPDTLARARRALAELRVEGVATNAEVVRRLLEAPEVVAGRLHTALFDELLPALVPQGTDTATDLEKDAEKDAGVSDASEPQGTLTVTAPMTATVVDVAVAEGERVRAGSTLMVLESMKMEHLLQAPGDGVVVAVRAAPGDLAEHGQPLVVMEATGAADGTPHPEARPDPDAPRADLEEVRARKRFGDDARRPEMVTRRHAEGRRTARENIADLCDPGSFVEYGGLAIAAQRSRRSMDDLIRRTPADGLVGGVGTVGADRFGPRSARVVAMSYDYSVMAGTQGMMGHRKKDRLFALAEQADLPVVVFAEGGGGRPGDVDGTVVSGLDCMAFALFASLSGKVPLVGIGSGRCFAGNAALLGCCDVIIATPEATIGMGGPAMIEGGGLGSFAPEDIGPVEVQRANGVIDLEAEHDADAVRLARSYLSYFQGPVTEWECPDQRRLRHLVPENRRRAYDVRAVIATLADAGSVLELRRHFGRGVITALARVEGRPCGILANDPRHLGGAIDSDAADKASRFLQLCDAFGLPVVSLCDTPGFMVGPEAEKTATVRHVSRMFVHASALTVPFGVIVLRKGYGLGAQAMAGGGFRIPRFTVAWPTGEFGPMGIEGAVRLGYRRELAAIADADEREREFARRVAAAYEHGKALNVASVFEIDDVIDPAESRRWISTLLHDPEPGRRGSRRCVDTW comes from the coding sequence ATGGGTCTGGCCAAGCTGCTGGTCGCCAACCGCGGCGAGATCGCGGTACGGGTGATCCGCGCCGCCCGCGAGCTGGACCTGGTGACGGTGGCGCTCCACACCCGCGACGAGGCGGACGCGCTGCACGCCCGCATGGCCGACGAGGTCGTGGTGCTCGACGGCGAGGGGCCGGCGGCCTTCCTGGACGCGGCGGCCCTGGTCGGCGCGGCGGTGCGCACGGGCTGCGACGCGGTCCACCCCGGCTATGGACTGCTGGCCGAAAACGCAGACTTCGCGCAGCGGTGCACCGACGCCGCACTCATCTGGATCGGGCCGCGCCCCGAGGTGCTGCGGACGCTCGGTGACAAGACCGCGGCCCGTGAACTCGCCGCGCGGCTGGGCGTGCCGGTGCTGCCGGCGACGTCCGGCGACACCGGCATCGAGGAGGCGCGCGCGTTCATGGCCGGCCTCGGCGAGGGTGCCGCGGTGATGGTCAAGGCGGTCGCCGGCGGCGGCGGGCGCGGCATGCGGGCGGTGTACGAGGCAGGGCAGTTGGAGGAGGCCGTCCGGCGCTGCCGTTCGGAGGCCTCGCACGCCTTCGGCGACGGCGCGGTCTACGTCGAGCAGTTGCTGCGGCGTGCCCGCCATGTCGAGGTGCAGGTGCTCGGCGACGGCACGGGCGCCGTAGTCGGTTACGGCGACCGCGACTGCAGCCTGCAGCGGCACCGGCAGAAGATCGTCGAGATCGCGCCGGCGCCCGGTCTCGACCAGGCGGTGCGAGCCGGACTGCACGATGCGGCGCTGCGCATGGCCCGGGAGGTCGCCTATGCCGGTCTCGGCACGTTCGAGTTCCTCGTGGACAGCGGCGATTTCCTTGCGGATACCGGCAGGGGCTCCCCGGGCTTCTACTTCCTCGAGGCCAACCCGCGCATCCAGGTCGAACACACCGTCACCGAGGAGGTCACCGGAGTTGACCTGGTCAGGGCCCAGCTACGGGTGGCCTCCGGCGACAGTCTCGACCGCATCGGGGCGGGGCAGGCTCCCATTCCCCGCGGCTGCGCGGTACAGGTGCGGGTCAACGCCGAGGCGGTCCACCCCGACGGGACGGTGCTGCCCGGCGCCGGCACGCTGGACGTCTTCTGGCCGCCGGCCGGGCCGGGTGTGCGCGTCGACACCGCCGCGTTCCCCGGCGGTCGGGTCAGCCCGCGCTTCGACTCGCTGCTGGCCAAGCTCGTCGCTCACGACGGTTCCGGCAGCCTGCCCGACACGCTCGCCCGCGCCCGCCGCGCCCTGGCGGAGCTCAGGGTCGAGGGAGTCGCCACCAACGCCGAGGTGGTGCGGCGGCTGCTGGAGGCACCCGAGGTGGTCGCCGGGCGGCTGCACACGGCGCTTTTCGACGAACTCCTGCCCGCACTGGTCCCGCAGGGGACAGACACGGCGACAGACCTGGAGAAGGACGCGGAGAAGGACGCGGGGGTGTCCGACGCCAGCGAGCCGCAGGGCACGCTCACCGTCACCGCGCCCATGACGGCCACCGTCGTCGACGTCGCCGTCGCCGAAGGCGAGCGAGTGAGGGCCGGAAGCACTCTGATGGTCCTGGAGTCCATGAAGATGGAGCACCTGCTCCAGGCGCCGGGCGACGGCGTGGTCGTCGCCGTCCGGGCAGCGCCGGGTGATCTGGCCGAGCACGGTCAGCCGCTGGTGGTGATGGAGGCCACCGGCGCGGCGGACGGGACGCCGCACCCCGAGGCGCGGCCGGACCCGGACGCTCCACGCGCCGATCTGGAAGAGGTTCGGGCACGCAAGCGGTTCGGCGACGACGCCCGCCGCCCCGAGATGGTCACCCGGCGGCACGCCGAGGGGCGGCGCACCGCCCGCGAGAACATCGCCGACCTGTGTGACCCGGGCAGTTTCGTCGAGTACGGCGGCCTGGCGATCGCCGCCCAGCGCAGCCGCCGGTCCATGGACGACCTCATTCGCCGTACCCCCGCCGACGGCCTGGTCGGCGGCGTGGGCACGGTGGGTGCCGACCGGTTCGGGCCCCGGTCCGCGCGCGTGGTGGCGATGTCGTACGACTACAGCGTCATGGCCGGCACCCAGGGCATGATGGGCCACCGCAAGAAGGACCGGCTCTTCGCGTTGGCCGAACAGGCGGACCTGCCCGTCGTTGTGTTCGCCGAAGGCGGCGGCGGCCGGCCGGGCGATGTGGACGGCACGGTGGTCTCCGGCCTGGACTGTATGGCCTTCGCGCTGTTCGCGTCCCTGAGCGGGAAGGTGCCGCTGGTCGGCATCGGCTCGGGGCGCTGCTTCGCCGGCAACGCCGCGCTGCTCGGCTGCTGCGACGTCATCATCGCCACGCCCGAGGCCACCATCGGCATGGGCGGCCCCGCCATGATCGAGGGCGGGGGTCTGGGCAGCTTCGCCCCGGAGGACATCGGGCCGGTCGAGGTCCAGCGGGCGAACGGCGTCATCGACCTCGAGGCCGAGCACGACGCGGACGCCGTCCGGCTGGCGCGCTCGTATCTGTCGTACTTCCAGGGCCCGGTGACGGAGTGGGAGTGCCCCGACCAGCGCCGACTGCGCCACCTCGTTCCCGAGAACCGTCGGCGGGCGTACGACGTGCGTGCGGTCATCGCCACGCTCGCCGACGCGGGCTCCGTCCTGGAGCTGCGGCGGCATTTCGGTCGCGGCGTCATCACCGCTCTGGCCCGGGTGGAGGGCCGCCCGTGCGGCATCCTCGCCAACGACCCGCGGCATCTGGGCGGCGCCATCGACTCCGACGCGGCCGACAAAGCGAGCCGCTTCCTGCAGCTGTGCGACGCGTTCGGGCTGCCGGTGGTCTCCCTGTGCGACACACCCGGGTTCATGGTCGGGCCCGAGGCGGAGAAGACCGCGACCGTGCGGCATGTCAGCCGCATGTTCGTACACGCCTCGGCGCTCACGGTGCCGTTCGGAGTGATCGTGCTGCGCAAGGGCTACGGGCTGGGCGCCCAGGCCATGGCCGGTGGCGGCTTCCGCATCCCCCGGTTCACGGTTGCGTGGCCCACGGGCGAGTTCGGGCCGATGGGCATCGAGGGTGCGGTGCGGCTGGGCTACCGCCGGGAGCTGGCGGCCATCGCGGACGCGGACGAGCGCGAGCGGGAGTTCGCCCGCAGGGTCGCGGCCGCCTACGAGCACGGCAAGGCCCTCAACGTCGCATCGGTCTTCGAGATCGACGACGTCATCGACCCGGCCGAGTCCCGACGCTGGATCAGCACACTGCTGCATGACCCTGAGCCCGGGCGGCGCGGCTCGCGCCGCTGCGTCGACACCTGGTGA
- a CDS encoding ROK family protein has translation MGSVDRARASGPGTAARRAEGVNLLALRSHNTALVLDLLRTAGAGGMSRLEMAERTGLSPQAVSKITTRLREEGLAAEAGRRASTGGKPQTVLRLVPGAGHAVGMHLDRDELRAALVDLDGNVVETRHAPLDLGAGAEAVVGAVVREAEGLGKAAAGALLGVGITLPGPLDHIHGILYRVTGFPEWESFPLRDELARRLGVPVVVDKDTNAAALGLAVGGERGSFAYLHLGTGLGAGLVIGGRVHRGARTQAGEFGHQVIQLGGPVCSCGNRGCIEALCLAAIERGDVAEAARVLGVGAANLVKLLDMDRVLLGGRTVESAPEVFVRGVAGVLDAQAAHEGTGEGVVPVGIAPGGAWGVAEGAAQLLLAPVFGRADG, from the coding sequence ATGGGGAGTGTGGACAGGGCACGGGCAAGCGGGCCCGGCACGGCGGCCAGGAGAGCGGAGGGCGTGAATCTCCTCGCCCTCCGCAGCCACAACACCGCGCTGGTGCTGGACCTGCTGCGCACTGCCGGCGCCGGGGGCATGAGTCGGCTCGAGATGGCGGAGCGGACCGGCCTCAGCCCGCAGGCCGTCAGCAAGATCACCACGCGGCTGCGGGAGGAGGGGCTCGCTGCGGAAGCGGGCCGCCGTGCCTCCACGGGCGGCAAACCGCAGACCGTGCTGCGGCTGGTGCCGGGGGCCGGGCATGCGGTCGGGATGCATCTGGACCGGGACGAGCTGCGTGCCGCGCTGGTCGATCTTGATGGGAACGTGGTGGAGACGCGGCACGCGCCACTGGATCTCGGAGCGGGGGCCGAGGCGGTCGTCGGCGCCGTGGTGCGGGAGGCCGAGGGGCTGGGGAAGGCTGCCGCCGGGGCGCTGCTCGGGGTCGGGATCACCCTGCCGGGGCCGCTCGACCACATCCACGGGATTCTGTATCGCGTCACCGGGTTTCCCGAGTGGGAGAGTTTTCCGCTGAGGGACGAGCTGGCGCGGCGGCTCGGGGTGCCGGTCGTGGTGGACAAGGACACCAATGCGGCGGCGCTCGGCCTCGCCGTGGGCGGGGAGCGGGGATCCTTCGCCTACCTGCATCTCGGTACGGGGCTGGGGGCGGGGCTGGTGATCGGCGGGAGAGTGCACCGGGGGGCCCGGACCCAGGCGGGGGAGTTCGGTCATCAGGTCATTCAGCTGGGTGGGCCTGTGTGTTCCTGCGGTAATCGCGGGTGCATCGAGGCGTTGTGCCTGGCTGCCATCGAGCGGGGCGATGTGGCCGAGGCGGCTCGGGTGCTGGGGGTGGGTGCCGCGAACCTCGTGAAGTTGCTGGACATGGACCGGGTGCTGCTCGGCGGTCGAACGGTGGAATCCGCGCCGGAGGTGTTCGTGCGCGGGGTCGCCGGTGTGCTGGATGCGCAGGCGGCGCACGAGGGAACCGGGGAAGGGGTCGTACCTGTGGGGATCGCGCCTGGGGGAGCTTGGGGGGTTGCGGAGGGGGCAGCGCAGTTGCTGTTGGCGCCGGTGTTCGGGCGGGCGGACGGGTGA
- a CDS encoding chitinase, whose amino-acid sequence MDRTRSVLAVLTTTLLAASGITALSSAARAVDADLARNGGFEAGLDGWTCSAGVIVSSPVHSGSSALQATPAGSDNARCAQTVTVKPDSQYTLSGYVRGSYVHLGATGTGTTDVSAWTQSAPAWQQLTTTFRTGPSTTKVTIYTHGWYGTGAYHADDISLTGPGVDAGQPPAAPTGLRTGTVTSSSVALSWSAVTGATGYAVHRDGARVQTVSGTSATVTNLAPSTAYAFQVTALNDAGESAKSAAVTATTSAGSGGSADLPAHALVGYLHASFANGSGYTRLADVPDSWDVIDLAFGEPTSVTSGDIRFNRCPVTECPNVESDSDFKAAIRAKQAAGKKVLISIGGQNGQVQLTTAAARDTFVASVSKIIDQYGLDGLDIDFEGHSLSLNADDTDFKNPKTPVIVNLISALKTLKAKYGSKFVLTMAPETFFVQLGHQYYGTGKWGGQDPRAGAYLPVIHAMREDLTLLHVQDYNSGPIMGLDSQYHSMGGADFHIAMTDMLLTGFPVAGDANNVFPPLRPDQVAIGMPASTNAGNGYVSPSEVAKALDCLTKKTNCGSYATHGTWPALRGLMTWSVNWDRYGGWEFQRTFDGYFG is encoded by the coding sequence GTGGATCGCACCAGATCCGTCCTCGCCGTGCTCACCACCACGTTGCTGGCCGCATCAGGCATCACCGCGCTCTCGTCGGCAGCCCGCGCGGTCGATGCCGACCTGGCCCGCAACGGAGGCTTCGAGGCAGGCCTCGACGGCTGGACCTGCTCGGCCGGAGTCATCGTCAGTTCACCGGTTCATAGCGGCAGTTCGGCGCTTCAGGCGACCCCGGCCGGCAGTGACAACGCCCGGTGCGCCCAAACGGTGACCGTGAAGCCGGACTCCCAGTACACGCTGTCCGGATACGTCCGCGGCTCCTACGTCCATCTCGGTGCGACCGGCACCGGCACCACCGACGTGTCCGCCTGGACCCAGTCCGCCCCGGCCTGGCAGCAGCTGACGACCACCTTCCGTACCGGCCCGTCCACCACCAAGGTCACCATCTACACCCACGGCTGGTACGGCACCGGCGCTTACCACGCCGATGACATCTCGCTGACCGGTCCCGGTGTCGACGCGGGTCAGCCGCCCGCCGCTCCGACGGGCCTGAGGACCGGCACCGTCACCTCCTCCAGCGTCGCCCTGTCCTGGTCGGCGGTCACCGGAGCGACGGGCTACGCCGTCCATCGCGACGGAGCCAGGGTCCAGACGGTGAGCGGGACGTCGGCGACGGTCACCAACCTCGCGCCGTCGACGGCGTACGCCTTCCAGGTCACCGCCCTGAACGACGCCGGTGAGTCCGCGAAGTCTGCCGCGGTGACCGCGACCACCTCGGCGGGCTCCGGCGGCTCGGCCGACCTGCCCGCCCACGCCCTCGTCGGCTACCTCCACGCGAGCTTCGCCAACGGCTCCGGCTACACGCGCCTCGCCGACGTCCCCGACAGCTGGGACGTCATTGACCTGGCCTTCGGCGAGCCGACCTCGGTGACCTCCGGCGACATCCGCTTCAACCGCTGCCCGGTGACCGAGTGCCCGAACGTCGAGAGCGACTCAGACTTCAAGGCGGCGATCAGGGCGAAGCAGGCGGCCGGCAAGAAGGTGCTGATCTCCATCGGCGGCCAGAACGGCCAGGTGCAGCTGACCACGGCGGCAGCCCGCGACACTTTCGTCGCCTCCGTCTCGAAGATCATCGACCAGTACGGCCTCGACGGACTGGACATCGACTTCGAGGGCCACTCACTCTCCCTGAACGCCGACGACACGGACTTCAAGAACCCGAAGACGCCGGTGATCGTCAACCTGATCTCCGCCCTGAAGACTCTGAAGGCCAAGTACGGGTCGAAGTTCGTACTCACCATGGCACCGGAGACCTTCTTCGTCCAGCTCGGCCACCAGTACTACGGCACTGGAAAGTGGGGTGGCCAGGACCCGCGCGCGGGAGCGTATCTGCCCGTCATCCACGCGATGCGCGAGGATCTCACCCTGCTGCACGTCCAGGACTACAACTCGGGTCCGATCATGGGCCTCGACAGCCAGTACCACTCGATGGGCGGCGCCGACTTCCACATCGCGATGACCGACATGCTGCTGACCGGCTTCCCGGTCGCGGGCGACGCGAACAACGTCTTCCCGCCCCTGCGCCCCGACCAGGTGGCGATCGGCATGCCGGCCTCCACCAACGCGGGCAACGGCTACGTCAGCCCGTCCGAGGTCGCCAAGGCCCTGGACTGTCTGACGAAGAAGACCAACTGCGGCTCGTACGCCACCCATGGCACCTGGCCCGCCCTGCGGGGTCTGATGACGTGGTCGGTCAACTGGGACCGTTACGGGGGCTGGGAGTTCCAGCGGACGTTCGACGGCTACTTCGGCTGA
- a CDS encoding MASE1 domain-containing protein produces the protein MLALVVCAAVLLPVATRISLRFLFPIYPLVIWAALRLQLAGSTVCALFASVMAITAATEGIGPFAHHTRVSALILLRAVNGCMSLTALLSAVSTERLSTRCRIEQVCQEPAEVVEQLAPGEPFHRWPLPERDEHPHGRAG, from the coding sequence GTGCTTGCCCTGGTCGTCTGCGCCGCGGTCCTGCTCCCGGTGGCCACGCGGATCTCCCTGAGGTTCCTCTTCCCCATCTACCCGCTGGTGATCTGGGCGGCGCTGCGGTTGCAGCTGGCCGGCAGCACCGTGTGCGCCCTGTTCGCGTCGGTCATGGCGATCACGGCGGCCACCGAGGGGATCGGCCCGTTCGCGCACCACACCCGTGTCTCGGCGCTGATCCTCCTGCGGGCAGTCAACGGCTGTATGTCGCTGACGGCGCTGCTCTCGGCCGTCAGCACGGAACGGCTCAGCACCCGCTGCAGAATCGAGCAGGTCTGCCAGGAGCCGGCCGAGGTCGTGGAACAACTGGCCCCGGGCGAGCCTTTCCACCGATGGCCGCTGCCGGAGCGCGACGAGCACCCCCACGGCAGGGCCGGCTAG
- a CDS encoding calcium-binding protein gives MKRTHHRTVALLATVCGFTLCLPGVARAADAPTPHLLATTLVNKTGTTITVTAGVGRGNTISVWQSGSSIRIRDTGDTVAPSGDCTAVSTTEVACRAADTTELVVNAGDQDDNVTSSLAALGVTLIGGAGNDNLYGGSANDTLEGDEGSDFLSGGAGNDTLTGGAEADRIFGGSGNDSIEGRGGSDIVDGGAGNDVIYGGNGNEQIVPGAGHDYAEGGNGRDTIDAVDNVSGNDYVEGGADVDDCRADLGDNVSGCP, from the coding sequence ATGAAGAGAACGCACCATCGCACCGTGGCACTTCTGGCCACGGTATGCGGTTTCACACTGTGCCTCCCGGGCGTGGCCCGCGCGGCCGACGCACCGACACCACATCTTCTCGCCACGACGCTGGTGAACAAGACCGGCACCACGATCACGGTCACCGCCGGAGTCGGCCGGGGCAACACGATCAGCGTCTGGCAGTCAGGCAGCAGCATCAGAATCAGAGACACCGGAGACACGGTCGCACCGTCCGGCGACTGCACCGCCGTCAGCACGACCGAAGTCGCCTGCAGGGCCGCCGACACCACCGAACTCGTGGTCAACGCCGGCGACCAGGACGACAACGTCACCTCCTCGCTGGCCGCCCTCGGCGTCACCCTCATCGGCGGTGCCGGCAACGACAACCTCTACGGCGGATCCGCCAACGACACCCTCGAAGGCGACGAGGGATCCGACTTCCTCTCCGGCGGCGCAGGAAACGACACGCTGACGGGCGGAGCCGAGGCAGACAGGATCTTCGGCGGCTCCGGCAATGACTCCATCGAGGGACGCGGCGGCTCGGACATCGTGGACGGCGGTGCCGGCAACGACGTGATCTACGGCGGCAACGGCAACGAGCAGATCGTCCCAGGCGCAGGCCACGACTACGCCGAGGGCGGCAACGGCCGGGACACCATCGACGCCGTGGACAACGTCAGCGGCAACGACTACGTCGAAGGCGGCGCTGACGTGGACGACTGCCGCGCCGACTTGGGCGACAACGTCAGCGGATGCCCCTGA